The Leptolyngbya subtilissima AS-A7 genome includes a region encoding these proteins:
- a CDS encoding response regulator transcription factor has protein sequence MSKVLIVEDSLTDKEILTLCLRDRGITVLTAKSAEEAFDQIKSHRFDLIILDVVLPDRSGFEICRELKEDTNTKQVPVIMCSTKGTEMDKFWGLKQGADAYLAKPIDQDELMQAVNQLVNA, from the coding sequence ATGAGCAAAGTTCTAATTGTTGAAGATAGCCTCACCGACAAAGAAATTCTCACGCTCTGCCTACGCGATCGCGGCATTACTGTCCTCACCGCCAAAAGCGCTGAAGAAGCCTTTGATCAGATCAAAAGCCACCGCTTTGATCTGATCATTCTCGACGTGGTGCTGCCCGATCGTAGCGGCTTTGAAATTTGTCGCGAACTCAAAGAAGACACCAACACCAAGCAGGTGCCCGTAATAATGTGCTCCACCAAAGGCACCGAAATGGACAAGTTTTGGGGCTTAAAGCAGGGAGCCGATGCCTATCTGGCCAAACCCATCGACCAAGACGAGCTGATGCAGGCCGTCAATCAACTGGTCAATGCCTAA
- a CDS encoding response regulator, protein MSGRSVQYSKPLSNYLRVKKLQIFPVLKRLSFSGQITWSVPEGHQWTLFFDRGQLVYGRGGVHPMRQWYRQAQTRLPNSELSYQALQASLAAPCSSWPHDWDYQLLQRWLSQGQLSSKALQAISTNIVADILFDVVQARETQYQLARQPPLAPGQIPVYVDDAQLLTSVTDLWDAWLEVGLEAYSPNLAPVIQHPEPIRAAVSPRVYESLMQLLDGQRSLRDLAVKLGQDVLNLTQALQPYIQSGWISLVEVADFPPLEGLDPPMDTRAAPKAALKIACVDDSPLVCKAMGQVIRSAGHDFLAITEGSRAIPTLLAQKPDLVFLDLVMPDTNGYEICSNLRKISRFKDVPIVILSGNDGLVDQVRARLLGATDFLSKPMEPIVILSVIRKHLAPIRI, encoded by the coding sequence ATGAGTGGCAGATCGGTGCAGTACTCCAAGCCTCTATCTAATTATTTGCGAGTTAAAAAACTGCAAATCTTTCCTGTCTTGAAGCGGCTCAGCTTTAGTGGACAGATCACTTGGTCTGTTCCCGAAGGTCACCAGTGGACTCTATTTTTTGACCGGGGGCAGCTGGTCTACGGGAGGGGCGGAGTGCACCCAATGCGGCAGTGGTACCGCCAGGCCCAGACCCGGCTACCCAACTCTGAGCTGAGCTACCAAGCGCTGCAAGCATCTTTGGCGGCCCCCTGCTCTAGCTGGCCCCACGACTGGGATTACCAGCTGCTCCAGCGCTGGCTAAGTCAGGGGCAGCTCTCCAGCAAAGCGCTGCAAGCTATCAGCACCAATATTGTGGCCGACATCTTGTTTGACGTGGTGCAAGCCCGCGAAACTCAGTATCAGCTAGCCCGACAGCCGCCCCTAGCCCCTGGCCAGATACCGGTCTACGTAGACGATGCCCAACTACTGACCTCGGTGACCGACCTTTGGGATGCCTGGCTAGAGGTTGGGCTAGAAGCCTACTCACCCAACTTAGCTCCGGTAATTCAGCATCCCGAGCCGATTAGGGCGGCGGTTTCGCCCCGCGTCTACGAATCGCTCATGCAGCTGCTCGACGGTCAGCGCAGCCTGCGTGACCTGGCGGTCAAGCTGGGCCAAGACGTGCTGAACCTCACCCAAGCTCTACAACCCTACATTCAGTCGGGATGGATCAGCTTGGTGGAAGTGGCTGACTTTCCACCCCTAGAGGGGCTAGACCCGCCTATGGATACCAGGGCAGCCCCCAAAGCGGCCCTCAAAATCGCCTGCGTTGACGATAGCCCCCTAGTCTGCAAAGCCATGGGACAGGTGATTCGGTCAGCAGGGCACGACTTTTTAGCGATTACTGAAGGCTCCAGAGCCATACCGACCCTGCTAGCTCAAAAGCCAGACTTAGTATTTTTAGACCTGGTGATGCCCGACACCAACGGCTACGAAATTTGCAGCAATCTGCGCAAAATATCTCGCTTTAAAGACGTTCCTATCGTCATTCTCAGCGGCAACGACGGCTTGGTCGATCAGGTGCGTGCTCGGTTGCTAGGAGCCACCGATTTCTTAAGTAAACCCATGGAGCCCATTGTGATTCTCTCCGTCATTCGCAAACACCTCGCCCCCATCCGCATCTAA
- a CDS encoding hybrid sensor histidine kinase/response regulator, with product MPTPPHIRDQAYQFFLEEAPELLHTIESGLLGLRSQRDTAEIHQIMRAAHSLKGGAASVGLEPIKTLAHRLEALFKALYSDTVAIDSELENQLLQAFDCLRLPLTQQLTEGAFDGEQALAQADPILQNLEHRLAGAMAETENFIPSSSDLGFDMATSIFEVDVQQGLDHLTHVLEQPNAHEVAGELRAQAEIFMGFAELLDLPGFAQIAETALQALAINPDQATEITRLAVADFTQGRAAILTASSTTGGEPSAALQALAAEALLLTSTLEVAPASIADSPLAPASELSLEPISEQFLTSVFGDDNLIASDWNAELPSDVDALAWLIQSQPALEADQPVPLSEQFRPSDGPTPIPFNHLSAPSPVPAIEAMFIEATSADSNISAPDEAPVPSLSPPSPSPPSPSLTVRVDTQRLARLENQLGELTINRNGLALQTNQIRLGLKELVSRFERVRATVEQLQGVSDQILIAPNRQPATIGEFTPAVPPVAPARPLGFDSLEMDTYTALYTHTQTLLEEMVQLEEAAADIILFNRQTDQLLGQHRKMLSQVQDDLMYARMVPLGQVLNRFPRVLRDLAHTYGKPADLNLEGTALLVDKAVLEKLYDPLLHLLRNGFDHGLETVEERRCHGKPEIGQITMGACYRGRQIAIEVSDDGRGLDLERVRQRLVDLNWLSTEEASAASTDQLSSYLFEPGFSTAEQVSDLSGRGVGLDVVRDQIQRLKGTVTVQSVPGAGTRFTLSLPMTLSIVNLLICFVGSTPIAFRSDSITEILVPRPDQLTQDPDQAWLSWHDQQVPIYGLGNLLSYRCLRPELPLSQVLAAVPSPADWEAPVLILARGDRHFAIQVDRLVTEQESVIKPFGTALSPPAYAYGCTVLGDGSVIPVIDGQAFLDDLLNRPATYASEAGLDPTPLLPDDSIPQTALHPATTVLVVDDAVTSRRTLALSLERAGYRVLQARDGQEGLEQLEQNPTVGLVVCDIEMPNMNGFEFLTARRQNPALAQIPTLMLTSRSNNKHRWLAMQLGATDYFTKPYLEQEFLEAIREAIGTEIALSQ from the coding sequence ATGCCAACCCCCCCTCACATCCGCGACCAGGCCTATCAATTTTTCCTCGAAGAAGCCCCCGAGCTGCTGCACACCATCGAGTCAGGGCTGCTGGGGCTGCGATCGCAGCGAGACACCGCCGAGATTCACCAGATCATGCGGGCGGCCCACTCGCTCAAGGGGGGCGCGGCCAGCGTGGGGCTAGAGCCGATTAAAACCTTAGCCCACCGCCTAGAGGCTCTATTCAAGGCTCTCTATAGCGACACTGTGGCGATCGATAGCGAATTAGAAAACCAGCTCCTGCAAGCCTTCGATTGCCTGCGGCTGCCCCTTACTCAACAGCTCACCGAGGGCGCGTTCGATGGAGAGCAGGCCCTCGCCCAGGCAGACCCCATTCTGCAAAACTTGGAGCACCGCCTCGCTGGCGCCATGGCCGAAACCGAGAACTTCATCCCCAGTTCCTCAGACCTGGGGTTTGATATGGCCACCTCTATCTTTGAAGTGGACGTGCAGCAAGGGTTAGATCATCTGACCCACGTACTAGAGCAGCCCAATGCCCACGAAGTCGCTGGCGAACTGCGCGCCCAGGCCGAGATCTTCATGGGATTTGCCGAACTGCTCGATCTGCCTGGGTTTGCCCAAATTGCCGAAACTGCTCTCCAGGCCTTAGCCATAAACCCAGATCAGGCGACAGAAATTACCCGTCTGGCTGTGGCAGATTTTACTCAAGGCCGCGCTGCCATCTTGACCGCCAGTTCAACCACGGGCGGTGAACCCTCCGCTGCCCTGCAAGCCCTAGCCGCCGAGGCCCTGCTTCTGACATCAACCTTAGAAGTAGCCCCAGCATCAATTGCAGATTCTCCCCTAGCACCAGCCTCAGAGCTGTCCCTAGAGCCGATTTCAGAGCAGTTCTTAACCTCCGTTTTTGGTGATGACAATTTAATAGCTAGCGACTGGAATGCGGAACTGCCCTCGGATGTCGATGCCCTGGCATGGCTGATCCAGTCCCAGCCAGCCCTAGAGGCCGACCAACCTGTACCACTATCAGAGCAATTCCGCCCATCTGATGGGCCAACACCCATCCCCTTCAACCATCTCAGCGCCCCCAGCCCCGTGCCCGCCATCGAGGCCATGTTTATCGAGGCCACATCTGCTGACAGCAATATTTCAGCCCCAGATGAGGCTCCCGTTCCTTCCCTCTCTCCCCCCTCACCCTCCCCTCCTTCACCCTCCCTCACCGTCCGCGTCGATACCCAACGCCTCGCCCGCCTCGAAAACCAGCTCGGCGAACTCACCATCAACCGCAACGGACTAGCCCTGCAAACCAACCAAATCCGTCTCGGCCTCAAGGAACTGGTCAGCCGATTCGAGCGCGTGCGTGCCACCGTAGAACAACTGCAAGGCGTCTCCGACCAAATCTTGATTGCTCCCAATCGCCAGCCTGCCACCATCGGCGAGTTTACTCCCGCCGTACCCCCCGTCGCTCCGGCCCGCCCCTTGGGCTTCGATTCCTTAGAAATGGACACTTACACAGCCCTCTACACCCACACCCAAACTCTGCTTGAGGAAATGGTGCAGCTCGAAGAAGCCGCCGCCGACATTATTTTGTTTAACCGCCAGACCGATCAGCTGCTGGGTCAGCACCGCAAAATGCTCTCCCAGGTACAAGACGACCTGATGTACGCCCGGATGGTGCCCCTGGGCCAGGTGCTCAATCGCTTTCCCCGAGTTTTGCGAGACCTCGCTCATACCTATGGCAAACCCGCCGATCTCAACCTCGAAGGCACCGCTCTGCTGGTCGATAAAGCCGTGCTAGAAAAACTCTACGACCCCCTGCTACACCTACTACGCAATGGCTTTGACCACGGTTTAGAAACCGTCGAAGAACGCCGCTGCCACGGCAAACCCGAGATTGGTCAGATCACCATGGGAGCCTGCTACCGAGGCCGCCAGATTGCCATTGAGGTTAGCGACGATGGCCGGGGTCTAGACCTAGAGCGCGTACGCCAGCGATTGGTAGATTTAAACTGGCTTTCGACTGAGGAGGCCAGCGCCGCCAGCACCGACCAGCTCTCTAGCTATCTTTTTGAACCGGGTTTTTCCACCGCCGAGCAGGTCAGCGATCTGTCGGGACGGGGGGTTGGTCTAGACGTGGTGCGCGACCAAATCCAGCGGCTCAAGGGCACTGTCACCGTACAGTCGGTGCCAGGGGCAGGTACTCGGTTTACCTTATCGCTCCCCATGACCCTGAGCATCGTCAACCTGCTGATCTGCTTTGTGGGGTCTACTCCCATCGCCTTTCGTAGCGACAGCATTACCGAGATCTTGGTGCCCCGCCCTGACCAGCTAACCCAAGACCCTGATCAGGCTTGGCTGAGCTGGCACGACCAGCAGGTACCTATCTACGGCCTCGGCAATCTGCTCTCCTACCGCTGCTTGCGGCCCGAATTACCTCTGAGTCAGGTGCTAGCGGCGGTGCCCTCCCCCGCCGACTGGGAAGCTCCGGTGCTAATTTTGGCTCGGGGTGACCGCCACTTTGCCATCCAGGTCGATCGCCTCGTCACCGAGCAAGAGTCGGTAATCAAGCCCTTTGGCACAGCCCTCAGCCCGCCTGCCTACGCCTACGGCTGTACCGTTTTGGGCGATGGCAGTGTCATCCCCGTTATCGATGGTCAAGCGTTCTTGGATGACCTGCTCAACCGTCCTGCCACCTATGCCTCGGAGGCAGGCTTAGACCCCACGCCCCTGTTGCCCGACGACTCCATTCCTCAGACAGCCCTACACCCAGCCACCACGGTGCTGGTAGTTGACGATGCCGTCACCTCTCGCCGCACCCTAGCGCTTTCCCTAGAGCGGGCAGGTTACCGAGTGCTACAAGCCCGCGATGGCCAAGAAGGGCTAGAGCAGCTAGAGCAAAACCCCACTGTGGGTCTGGTGGTCTGCGACATTGAAATGCCTAATATGAATGGCTTTGAGTTTCTCACCGCCCGCCGCCAAAACCCGGCCCTGGCCCAAATTCCTACCCTGATGCTGACTTCGCGCAGCAACAACAAGCACCGCTGGTTGGCCATGCAGCTGGGAGCCACCGACTACTTTACCAAGCCCTACCTGGAGCAGGAGTTTTTGGAGGCAATTCGCGAAGCGATCGGTACCGAAATCGCCCTTAGCCAATAG
- a CDS encoding methyl-accepting chemotaxis protein, translating into MTQVPSLSHPRQQPLTVEANSVGGANFGKAQPQNAIRQYFAGRSLRQQLLSTVLPLSLLPLLIGGLITYALTQGRTRATITQDLQGQAVLTSENVGLNLLEQTAFAQVFAQNPLILDKVRRDRRLTADLKLLQRPEATLETQFIVTKQLATNPAFNDYLSQTVEIKQFAEIIVTEANGLNVGYNSIPGDFVQAGEDWWERAKSDGFWFGQPGYDASTLQVGLDFSQAIRDPNSNEFLGAVKFFINTAALEFEQLNEYLVNAGIQGSQQVQLLEPNSNYVLATFNEQGQEAALTPRSLDLVGGEVVSKLATAVIQAAQAEVAPNDLQQQLNSAFPVRNLEVSAVSAAGGSESLVASFSYQGKQYSLATVPRLNWVAIASMDIAEIRAAGRENLITLGLLGLVLGGVAALLTRTVAQQISSPLDALAGNAQEVSQGNLDVQADLVGSSEAQTLAQTFNELVVRVRGFLREQTLNTRRANLAAAITGAKIVDSAELLPVYERLVSEARDILASDRVVIYQFNPDWSGAIVAESVEASWPSALEQQLGDPCIPAETRAKYEAEGILLENNVANAAFHPEHQALLQNLQVKSILGVPIVGQGRLYGLLITHHCQAVHPWQEAEISFLKQLGLQLGLVMERVNLIERTRNLAEEQRQIKEGLQRSALQLLMDVDPVSKGNLTVRAQVTEDEIGTLADSYNATIASLRKIVVQVQDASRQVAATTDVNQTSVRDLAESANQQAQAMLAALDRVQEMASSVRLVATNAEKAEAAVLEAEQTVAQGDDAMNRTVDGILAIRETVADTAKKVKRLGESSQKISNVVNLISGFAAQTNMLALNASIEASRAGEGGKGFAVVAEEVRELARQSAEATTEIEKLVASIQTETNAVVTAMETGTEQVVTGTQLVNETRQSLNQITAVSRQISALVAAIADATVVQTQASAVVSETITSAATTASQNSTAANKVSDSFAQLRSVAQVLQEEVGRFKVG; encoded by the coding sequence ATGACTCAAGTTCCGTCGCTATCTCACCCCCGCCAACAGCCTCTAACGGTGGAAGCCAACAGCGTAGGGGGTGCCAACTTCGGTAAGGCCCAACCTCAAAACGCGATTAGACAGTATTTTGCTGGGCGCAGTCTGCGGCAGCAGCTGCTCTCTACGGTCTTGCCACTGAGTCTGCTGCCGCTACTGATTGGGGGTCTGATCACCTATGCCCTTACCCAAGGCCGTACCCGCGCCACTATTACCCAAGATTTGCAGGGGCAGGCCGTGCTGACGAGTGAAAACGTGGGCCTCAACCTGCTTGAGCAAACTGCCTTTGCCCAAGTTTTTGCTCAAAACCCACTAATTTTAGACAAAGTTCGTCGCGATCGCCGACTAACAGCCGATCTAAAGCTGCTACAAAGGCCCGAAGCGACCCTAGAAACGCAGTTTATTGTGACCAAGCAGCTAGCTACTAACCCCGCTTTTAACGACTACCTGTCTCAAACTGTTGAGATTAAGCAATTTGCCGAGATCATTGTCACCGAGGCCAACGGCCTCAATGTAGGCTACAACAGCATTCCCGGTGACTTTGTACAGGCAGGCGAAGACTGGTGGGAACGGGCTAAAAGCGATGGATTTTGGTTTGGTCAACCCGGCTACGATGCGTCCACTCTTCAAGTAGGCCTCGACTTTAGCCAAGCCATTCGCGACCCCAACAGCAACGAATTTTTAGGAGCGGTGAAATTCTTCATTAACACCGCCGCCCTTGAGTTTGAGCAGCTCAACGAATACCTGGTCAACGCTGGTATTCAAGGCTCTCAGCAGGTGCAATTGCTCGAACCCAATTCTAACTATGTGCTGGCCACCTTTAACGAGCAAGGCCAAGAAGCAGCGCTAACGCCTCGCTCACTTGACTTAGTCGGCGGCGAGGTGGTGAGTAAGCTGGCCACCGCTGTCATCCAAGCTGCCCAGGCCGAGGTCGCCCCCAATGATCTGCAACAGCAGCTCAACTCAGCCTTCCCGGTCAGAAATCTGGAAGTTTCGGCGGTGAGTGCTGCTGGTGGGTCAGAAAGCCTGGTAGCCAGCTTTAGTTACCAGGGCAAACAGTATTCGCTAGCGACGGTGCCCCGGCTCAACTGGGTGGCGATCGCATCGATGGACATCGCCGAAATCCGCGCTGCTGGCCGCGAAAACCTGATTACCCTAGGGCTATTGGGGCTGGTGTTGGGTGGGGTGGCCGCCCTGTTAACCCGAACCGTAGCCCAGCAAATTTCATCACCGCTCGACGCCCTGGCAGGCAACGCCCAGGAAGTCTCGCAGGGTAATCTCGATGTCCAGGCCGATCTGGTTGGGTCATCTGAAGCTCAAACCCTGGCCCAAACCTTTAATGAGCTGGTGGTACGAGTGCGGGGGTTTCTGCGAGAGCAAACCCTCAATACCCGTCGAGCCAACCTGGCTGCTGCCATTACCGGAGCCAAAATTGTTGACTCCGCTGAGTTGCTGCCCGTCTACGAACGCCTGGTGTCCGAGGCCCGCGATATTCTCGCCTCAGATCGGGTAGTCATCTACCAGTTCAACCCCGACTGGAGTGGCGCGATCGTGGCCGAATCGGTAGAGGCCAGCTGGCCTAGCGCCTTGGAGCAACAGCTTGGCGATCCCTGTATTCCCGCTGAAACCCGTGCTAAGTACGAGGCCGAAGGCATCTTGCTCGAAAATAACGTCGCCAATGCTGCCTTTCACCCCGAGCACCAGGCCCTACTGCAAAATCTCCAGGTCAAATCGATTTTGGGGGTGCCCATCGTTGGTCAGGGCAGGCTCTACGGCCTGCTGATTACCCACCACTGCCAGGCCGTGCACCCCTGGCAAGAGGCCGAAATTAGCTTTCTCAAACAGCTGGGGCTACAGCTGGGCCTAGTGATGGAGCGGGTAAACCTGATCGAGCGCACCCGCAACCTAGCCGAGGAACAGCGGCAGATCAAAGAAGGCCTCCAACGCAGCGCCCTACAGCTGCTGATGGACGTGGATCCTGTCAGTAAGGGCAACCTGACCGTGCGCGCCCAGGTTACCGAGGACGAAATTGGCACCTTGGCAGACTCTTACAACGCCACCATTGCCAGTCTGCGAAAAATTGTGGTCCAGGTGCAAGACGCCTCCCGCCAAGTGGCCGCCACCACCGACGTTAACCAGACCTCCGTGCGCGACTTGGCCGAGTCAGCCAATCAGCAGGCCCAAGCCATGCTGGCCGCCCTCGATCGCGTCCAAGAAATGGCCAGCTCGGTGCGCCTAGTCGCCACCAATGCCGAAAAAGCCGAAGCCGCCGTGCTCGAAGCCGAGCAGACCGTAGCCCAAGGCGACGACGCCATGAACCGCACCGTAGACGGCATTCTGGCCATTCGCGAAACCGTGGCCGACACCGCCAAAAAAGTAAAGCGCCTGGGTGAATCGTCCCAAAAAATCTCCAACGTGGTGAACCTGATCAGCGGCTTTGCCGCCCAGACCAATATGCTCGCCCTCAACGCCTCTATCGAAGCCTCCCGCGCTGGAGAAGGCGGCAAAGGCTTCGCTGTAGTCGCTGAGGAAGTGCGCGAACTAGCCCGCCAGTCCGCCGAAGCCACCACCGAAATCGAAAAGCTGGTGGCCAGCATTCAAACCGAGACCAACGCCGTCGTCACTGCCATGGAAACCGGCACCGAGCAGGTAGTTACCGGTACCCAGCTAGTTAATGAAACCCGCCAGAGCCTCAACCAGATCACTGCCGTCAGCCGCCAAATTAGCGCCTTGGTCGCCGCGATCGCCGACGCCACCGTCGTTCAAACCCAAGCCTCTGCGGTAGTCAGCGAAACCATCACCAGCGCCGCCACCACCGCCAGCCAAAACTCCACCGCCGCCAATAAGGTATCCGATTCCTTCGCCCAGTTGCGCTCCGTCGCCCAGGTGTTGCAGGAGGAGGTCGGTCGGTTCAAGGTTGGCTAG
- a CDS encoding chemotaxis protein CheW, whose amino-acid sequence MNSETATPTDNLIPPLQDATSPGAPEEQFLKVVVNGGLPLLLPGANLVEIMKLSIGQVVPMFQMAPWVMGLYNWRGEMLWVADLGHFLGFAPWYNQAEAATRHTVVVIKPPYRASQLTDEQTATLGLVVNAVEAMVAYPVPALQPLSAAFSGQSIPVEPGLLPFLRGCCVDSADRPQLILDGTAVLNAMAQA is encoded by the coding sequence ATGAATTCCGAGACCGCAACGCCTACCGACAACCTCATCCCCCCGCTGCAAGACGCCACCTCGCCTGGAGCACCTGAAGAGCAGTTCTTAAAGGTCGTCGTCAACGGTGGTCTGCCCCTGCTGCTACCGGGGGCCAATCTGGTTGAAATCATGAAACTATCCATTGGCCAGGTAGTGCCCATGTTTCAGATGGCCCCCTGGGTCATGGGCCTCTACAACTGGCGGGGCGAGATGTTGTGGGTCGCCGATCTGGGCCATTTTTTGGGATTTGCCCCCTGGTACAACCAGGCCGAAGCCGCCACCCGCCATACGGTGGTGGTGATCAAGCCTCCCTACAGGGCCAGCCAGCTTACAGACGAGCAAACCGCCACCCTGGGTTTAGTGGTCAACGCCGTGGAGGCTATGGTGGCCTACCCAGTCCCCGCCCTACAGCCCTTATCAGCGGCATTTTCAGGCCAGTCAATTCCCGTTGAGCCCGGTCTGCTGCCCTTTCTGCGGGGATGTTGTGTCGATAGCGCCGACCGGCCCCAACTAATTTTAGACGGCACAGCAGTGTTAAACGCCATGGCTCAGGCCTAG